The following are encoded together in the Lactuca sativa cultivar Salinas chromosome 1, Lsat_Salinas_v11, whole genome shotgun sequence genome:
- the LOC111900788 gene encoding arabinogalactan protein 13-like, which produces MESMKMKLFAAVVVMLMAVSAVSNVAAQEAPAPAPGPSSAASVYVPAALISLISLSFGLLF; this is translated from the coding sequence ATGGAATCAATGAAGATGAAGCTCTTCGCCGCCGTTGTTGTTATGTTGATGGCCGTATCTGCCGTCAGTAATGTCGCAGCTCAGGAAGCTCCCGCCCCGGCGCCGGGTCCGTCTTCTGCCGCCAGCGTTTACGTTCCGGCCgcccttatttcccttatttctCTTTCCTTTGGGCTTTTATTCTAA